A genomic window from Arvicola amphibius chromosome 5, mArvAmp1.2, whole genome shotgun sequence includes:
- the Pdia3 gene encoding protein disulfide-isomerase A3, with protein sequence MRFSRLALLPGVALLLASARFAAASDVLELTDENFESRVSDTGSAGLMLVEFFAPWCGHCKRLAPEYEAAATRLKGIVPLAKVDCTANTNTCNKYGVSGYPTLKIFRDGEEAGAYDGPRTADGIVSHLKKQAGPASVPLRSEEEFKKFISDKDASVVGFFRDLFSDGHSEFLKAASNLRDNYRFAHTNVESLVKEYDDNGEGITLFRPSHLANKFEDKTVAYTEEKMSSGKIKRFIQDSIFGICPHMTEDNKDLIQGKDLLTAYYDVDYEKNAKGSNYWRNRVMMVAKKFLDAGHKLNFAVASRKTFSHELSDFGLESTTGEVPVVAIRTAKGEKFVMQEEFSRDGKALERFLQDYFDGNLKRYLKSEPIPETNDGPVKVVVAENFDDIVNNEDKDVLIEFYAPWCGHCKNLEPKYKELGEKLSKDPNIVIAKMDATANDVPSPYEVKGFPTIYFSPANKKLNPKKYEGGRELNDFISYLQREATNPPIIQEEKPKKKKKAQEDL encoded by the exons ATGCGCTTCAGTCGCCTAGCGCTGCTCCCGGGCGTGGCGCTGCTGCTCGCCTCGGCCCGCTTCGCCGCCGCCTCTGacgtcctggaactcacggacGAAAACTTCGAGAGTCGCGTCTCCGACACGGGCTCGGCTGGCCTCATGCTAGTCGAGTTCTTCGCCCCCTG gtgTGGACATTGCAAGAGGCTTGCCCCTGAGTATGAAGCTGCAGCAACTAGATTAAAAGGAATAGTCCCATTAGCAAAG GTGGACTGCACTGCCAACACAAATACCTGTAATAAATATGGAGTCAGTGGCTACCCAACCCTTAAAATATTTAGAGATGGTGAAGAAGCAGGTGCTTATGATGGGCCTAGGACTGCCG ATGGAATTGTCAGCCACTTGAAGAAGCAAGCAGGACCAGCTTCAGTTCCTCTCAGGTCTGAGGAAGAATTTAAGAAGTTCATTAGTGATAAAGATGCTTCAGTGGTGG GTTTTTTTAGGGATTTATTCAGTGATGGGCACTCCGAGTTCCTAAAAGCAGCCAGCAACTTGAGAGATAACTACCGATTTGCGCACACCAACGTTGAGTCTCTGGTGAAGGAGTACGATGATAATGGAGA gggGATCACTTTATTTCGTCCTTCACATCTTGCTAACAAGTTTGAAGACAAAACTGTGGCATATACTGAAGAGAAAATGAGCAGTGGCAAGATTAAAAGGTTTATCCAGGACAGCAT ttttggcATCTGTCCTCATATGACAGAAGACAATAAAGATTTGATACAGGGCAAGGACTTACTTACAGCCTACTATGATGTGGACTATGAAAAGAATGCTAAAGGCTCCAACTATTGGAGAAACAG GGTGATGATGGTGGCAAAGAAATTCCTTGATGCTGGACACAAACTCAACTTTGCTGTAGCAAGCCGTAAAACCTTTAGCCATGAGCTGTCTGATTTTGGTTTGGAAAGCACCACTGGAGAGGTTCCTGTTGTGGCTATCAGAACTGCTAAAGGAGAGAAGTTTGTCATGCAAGAAGAGTTCTC ACGGGATGGCAAGGCTCTTGAGCGGTTCCTGCAGGATTACTTTGATGGAAACCTAAAGAGATACCTGAAGTCTGAGCCTATCCCAGAGACCAACGATGGGCCTGTCAAG GTTGTGGTAGCAGAAAATTTTGATGACATAGTGAATAATGAAGATAAGGATGTGCTGATTGAATTTTATGCTCCTTGGTGTGGTCACTGTAAGAATCTGGAACCCAAATATAAAGAACTAGGAGAGAAA CTCAGCAAAGACCCAAATATTGTTATAGCCAAGATGGATGCCACAGCCAACGATGTGCCTTCTCCATATGAAGTCAAAGG ttttccTACCATCTACTTCTCACCAGCCAACAAGAAGCTAAATCCAAAGAAGTATGAA GGTGGCCGTGAATTGAATGATTTTATCAGCTATCTACAACGAGAAGCTACAAATCCCCCTATAATTCAAGAGgaaaaacccaaaaagaagaagaaggcacAAGAGGACCTCTAA